DNA from Prunus persica cultivar Lovell chromosome G6, Prunus_persica_NCBIv2, whole genome shotgun sequence:
ACACTTTTTCCCTACTCTTTCTCCTTTATAAGTTCTGTTATTCATGAACTTCAGAATCAAAACCACTTGTATTTACAATCCGACTCAAATCTGTTGCTTTCGGGGGAAATGCAGGAAGGAGCATTTGCACAGCTCAAGGTGTGGCAGTGTAGTGCTGTTGcactcatcttcttcatcagtCCATACATCTCATTGCAAGCAATGCTGGTGCTTATGCTGTCTGCAGTCTGCCTCTCGTACACCGCCTTCGTTTACCTATCCCAGCAAGGAGAAAAAGCACTCTCACTTCAAGTTCAGGTTCAAGTTCAGGCTCAGGTTCATGATGTGTGCACATGAATGAAAACATCTTTAAAGAGAATTGTGTCATAGGCATAGCCATACAAgtttttgtacttttttttatgttgGTGCTGTCTCTAAAGACCATCCCCTCTGTTGTTTCTAAAACTAATGGAAATGACCATTATACCATCACACACACACCACCATACTGTTGACAAGCACTCAGAATTCGGTTCAAGTCCACTTCAAGAGGATGGACTtctaattttccaatttttgttctcttttatGCTTTTGTTTCCACTTATAAAGATCTATTTATGAACTGTTTCTCTTTCAAGTCTATTGGGAGACaaataaaattgaactgattctCTTTCAAGTCTGGTGcaagagtttttttattttttctttttcaagacTACCATTGTGTTCGTGATTTctgctatatatattttttaataaatatcaCGAGATGTTCtgtgaatattgaaaataGATATACTACTAGATGGAGAACTAGTTTACATAAATATCTTTTTCGACCCATCTACAATTATACATATAAGAAGgctaaattacatttttagcCTTCGTAGTGTAGCTCTATTTTCACTTAAAAGTCCCTATaattgtctctctctctctcccaaaaaaaagtcCCCATAAAGCTATTTCTCATCAAAGGAAAATCAAAAGCTATTGTCCACCGTCAAGTTGACGGAGTGTCGACATGGGGATATGTAAAATACCCAAAAAGTCGACATGGGGATATGTAAACGACAAGGCTAAActgtaattttcaaaaaaaaaaaaaccttgcaATTATATGTTGGCGGCAACAATAACGAATTGATTAGCTAAACGCCCGTCCGGCATTTGTCGttgtcttcctcttcttctccagcAACTGTTTGTCGTTTCCCGAGGTTTCTTCGTTGGATACAAAGGCTTTTCTTTACCGCTTGATTCCCGACCATCCCAACGGACAACAACGAAAATTCAGAGAATCAGTTCAActatcttttcattttcactacattttctcagcaaccaaacagtgCTCAGAGTTTATGAACTCAAAATTTAACCCAAATCGAAAGTCAATCTCTTTCTTTGTCAACTAGCTCTCGATTTTCTTCGCCGGCAGTGACCTCTCCTCTTGGCCTCACTCGATTCGAATTTGGACTCTCTCGCACATGTTTAGGGTTTTATAGCGATTCTGTGATAAACTGTATTGAGATCTCAAAGCTATGGAGTCTGCGGATTTTCGTGGTGAAGAGACGCCACTCGTCGTCGAAAATTCGCCAATCCAAAGCCGGAGGAAGCATACAAGAGATGTTCATATTCTCAGCTCTGCCTTCTTGTTGATTTTTCTCGCTTATGGTGCCGCTCAGAACCTGGAGACCAGTCTCAACACTGTGAGTTTAAAGTTTGAATCttgaattgaaaataattgctttcacttttttaaaattgatttgGTTGATGATTTGAGACTGTGATTTTGGGTTCAGGAGGATGATTTGGGTACCATTTCACTTGGGATTTTGTATTTGTCTTTCacatttttctctttggtgGCGTCTCCGGTGGTTCAAGCAATGGGATCAAAGAATGCTTTGCTTCTTGGGACTACTGGCTACTGGTTGTTCATAGCTGCAAATTTGAAACCAACTTGGTATTTACTAATTTGCTTGTATACATACTTACATGCATAAATGCATCACAATGCATATGTTTATTTGTTGAAGTATTTCCATGTAGGTATACTATGGTTCCAGCTTCTTTGTACATGGGATTTGCTGCTTCAATTATATGGGTTGGGCAGGTATTAAGTCTCTTTTTAGTATTTGGTGGTCAAAGCTAGAAATGTTGTTTTCTGAACTTAGTTTGGGTCTGTCAGGGGACATATTTAACTTCTACTGCGCGTAGTCATGCCAGAGATAATAACTTACACGAAGGAACAGTTATCGGTCATTTCAATGGAGAATTTTGGGGAATGTTTGCCTGTCACCAGGTGAATCTGTTGGATCTTTTCTAGGGAGCATATATGTATGATTTCACTGAAAGTAATGTCTCTTATTGATGACTTTGTGTTACTCTAAACTTTTGCAGTTGATTGGAAATCTTGTATCACTCGCCATGCTAAGAGATGGAACAGTATGTGCCACTGCCATCCTTGTAGTTGAActtgtgtttttcttgtccTTTCTGTTCATTTTATTCACTCGTTAGACCCCACAAGTGTGATGGCCCTAGTTTTGTTAGCTTTCAGAATACGGATTTTGACACAATGCATCAAGTTTTACTGTTCCCTCCTCTTTCTGATTTCTGATTTTGAGTTTATTATGTGTTTTGAAATTATGTGCCTTTATAATAATTTCCTTCCCATCACTGCAGGGGGGAAGTACTAGCGGCACAACCTATTTGTTCAGTGTGTTTCTCATCAGTATGACTTTAGGTACCACACTGATGTGCTTCTTACATAAACGGGATGGTAAAGGAGAGGAGGACCCCCAGGGCTCTTCTCTCAGCTTTTATGCTTCTCTATTATCTTTGTCAAAGTCAATCATCACTCCTTTGTTTGATGTACGGATGCTATTGATCATCCCCCTTATGGCGTATTCAGGATTACAACAAGCATTTGTGTGGTAATTACTTGACCAATTGCTGCTGCCTACTTTCTTATAGCCAAAAGAATATCACTTGTTTTATTCtgattcttcttttgtttgttccaTTATTAAGCATTGCAAAACTATTCTTATTTTAGGGCTGTATACACCAAGTATATTGTTACTCCAACGCTCGGTGTGTCTGGTGTTGGTGGTGCAATGGCAGTTTATGGGGCTTTTGATGCAATAGTAAGTGCAAATTGAGCATCTTTTATGTtgtcttgttctttttttgggaGTGGCTGAAACGTGGAAACTTAATTATTAGAAAAGACTTTCCTCCGCACTAGTCTTCTTTTGGGAGTGcccggggggggggggggttgtTAACTTCAGTTCTTGCTGCCATAACCAATAACCTACATTTCTTCCCTTTGCCTGATCATGGCTTTTCTTTATTAGACCATTTCTTGGATAGCAAGAATGGAGCTTTTCTTGATATTGCATATGCATGCTCGATATGTGGAGTTAAAGGCATACATTCACTCCATGCTTGCTAGAAGGCATACATTCTTTTTAAGCAGATTTTTGGTGTGCGATATGTTTTTGGTCTGTTATATTTGTGATCTCACATTTGGGTTGAACATGTGTCAGTGTTCTTTGACTGCTGGTCGACTCACCTCTGGTGTCAAGTCCATCACTATTATAGTTTCTGGTGGAGTCCTCCTTCAGGCTATTATATTCCTGTGGATTCTTTTATTATACAGGTTAGCAGTATTTACATGTAGCGTACTACAGTTTTGTAGACTTTGAAATTGTTACAGTAATATCTAATTCGAACAATTGGCCGAAAAAAGAGAATATCTAATTTCAAGCTATTGCTATCTTGTTGTTATGATGCAGCCCAGTGAGTGGTGCACTTGGTATTATCTACCCTCTTATAATGGCAGCTCTCTTGGGCATTGGTGATGGAGTCTTAAATACACAGCTGAGTGCTTTGCTTGGGATATTCTTCAAGAACGACACTGTATTTGACACCACCTTTTCTCTAAGTCTTCTCCTTTTTAAGTTCTTGTTCTTTATGAAGTTCAGAACAACCATTGTACTGATACTCAGTCTGTTGCTTTTGGGGAACAGGAAGGAGCATTTGCACAGCTGAAGGTCTGGCAGAGCGCTTCAATTGCAGTCGTCTTCTTTATCAATTCATACATCTCATTGCAGGCAATGCTGATAATTATGCTTGCCGCAATCGTCGTCTCATACGGTGCCTTCGTTTTTCTGTCGCTTCGAGAGAAAGCGTTCCCATCTTCGAGTTCATAATGTGTAAACATGAAATCATCTTCCAGAAAAACCTTTGTGTATACAAGCAGGTATATGTTAGGTTTGCTACTGTCTACAAATCCTTTCCACTTTACATATTTGTTGTTTGTAACATGTTCATCTACTTcaatagaaataaaagtagTGTGAAGAGTGCAAATATTCAGAATTTGAATCTGAACCACTCATTGTGTACATTTTCGTTCGAATTCGTGATCTGATTCAGAGTCTTGCAACATACGATTTCcacattaaaattaaaatagaaccACCAAAACAAATACGAGCAGTCAACAAATATGGGTCATTTCCCATCTTCTTCCACCTAAACTCCAAAATTCACAAAGTCGTTGAAATTAggtcccctctctctctctctctctctctgagacTTTTGACCCAGATTTTTGACCACCCAATCGCATGCCTATATAAACTCCCAACCTCACCACTTCGTCTTCCCAAACCCAAAGAACAACATGCTCCGCTCGCTCTTTACCTCCACCCTCACGACCCTCTCCTTGCGCTGGCCAGTGCTAGTCTACGCCGCCACGTGGACCACATTGCTCACTCTGACGGTGGCCGTGGCCTCCTTCTCCCCCGAGGTCGCGTTCGTCTCCTCCATTTCGTCGACGTCTTCCTTCTCCCGCGCCTGCGACTCGGAAGGCTCCGTTAGGGTTCCGTCGGACGTGCCGGGAGATATCCTGTGCTTGCCGGCTCACCTGTTCAGCAAGTCCAGCATCGATTTCATCGTGCCCCCTGTTTTCGCGGCGGTTGTGGTGGCTGGGTCGGCTTTCCTGGTTCGAGCCGTGGGCTTGTGGGAGACTGATGAGGTCCCTTGAGTTGGGCCGGTTTTTAGTGCTTTGCTGTAGTTGGACGGCCCATGTTATAAATACACGGATGATATTATTCTTTACCAACATATATAAGAGAAATTGTTGTTTGTGAggataaatattaattacttAATAGTTAGTTACGTATGAGTGATTTCTGACCGTTGACGCATGtataatttggattttgcatcaaaatcaaaacagtAATCTTCTTATCATTCTAGTAGACTTATAATATTACTGTCATACTAAATAATTTATCACATCGAATAACATTATttgaaatgaatgaaagctgGACTTGGTGGAGAAAAAGAGCGAATTTCGCTTCCCATTCCAGCTTAGGGGAAAAGTGATTGTGCTAAGGATGATTTGTCAACCTCATATTAATGAAAGAGCCAACTCAAATCCCATCACTATAAAGAAGCACATGTTGTAAAGAAGgataagtaaagaagaataggtgaagcccacatagccaactaacacccaccaaacctaaccatacacccaccaaaccaaatcactacccaattgattgaagaatattaatgatgttgttgattgaagaatattaatgatgttgttgattgaagaatattaatgatgttgtctaccaattatattgtgaggtgaacaaccaatctcttaggcctataaatagatacctctatcaagagaagtttacacatatagaagaggaagagaaggaagaatgagggtgagtgagttgagaggaaagagagcaagagagaaattctccaagagagaaaattgagtgagtcatacatattgtaaacacaaagttgtagccctattattttacatagtggaaaagttactgctgctgctctccggggatgtaggcatagccgaacctcgttaaatactgtgtctcatctactttacgtgcagctcaatattcgcacatatactagttcattttataacacgttatcagcacgagaagctctcaggtataatttttgtgttgcactattatctatactactaacccttatgttgatgtaaggaagaaaagtagtgGAGGAGCTGTGGTCTGCAAGAGAGATATACGAGCAAACCAACTGTGTGCAGATTACAGGTGGAAAGCATTTGATTTAAGAGACAAGCATGATGCCTTCCACAaacgataataatattatctgctatactatttgatcgtggtgttgatgagaacccaccaataattgcctttactttaccgcaaatttacttttacttaaagtaatataatatattatatttactgtatggtgtaggtttattacccatacaacagtatttatttaaaagggtggtgcgagtttatcgtccacgcctttacttctatttaaatgtatggagcagaattagtgcccatacaagcaccatttactttaccgcacatttaattttatttaaagtatggtgcgggattaacgtccatacaacaaacaatttaatttatgaatttaatttaccgcacatttacatttatttaaaagggtggtgcgggtttatcgtccacgcctttacttttatttaaatgtatggagcagaattaatgcccatacaagcaccttaactttatgaatttaatttaccgcacatttacatttatttaaagtgtggtgcgggtttatcgtccataccagtaatttatttaccagcaatttattttatggattaaatgtgatgtatgatgagtttttacagtatgcagatcaggaccagaagttccttgatccttatcatacaattacatcaggacttgaagatccttgatgatgatgttaatatgagagctggcagtctctccggtactatatttgtaaacatgtgattggacttgagggtccttgatccctgacatgtaaattaggacctggggttccttaatgatgtaacagtaccgtattggttcataatgccgtacacatggatgataactgtaccggcaaatgtactgtacacatgaatagatacgtattcatggcttgatgaatagtaccggatatatgaatagtgacgtatacataaatattaaccattttgggtaaaccatcactattcaaaaaggAACCTGcaattccttaaactcatggatgagcaattaaatgagatgccagaagttcctcaaaatatggacaattatgtaagggcttgaagtccagaaatgtgtacagaaaattgtaaaaatgtacataccatgagaatatgtgattttggcccgaagttcaaaatctaaggggattgaatgtccataccatgagaatatgtgattttggcctgacgttcaaaatctaacagtgttgagaacctgaagttccaacaattaaatggacaacccttgaggtattattgcaaattgtggtacgccacatatttctttggcataagagaatgatgaattgaggctccccacatattttgttatatctgggccggaagctcatgaacccaaatatatgagataatagcgtggcttttactcaatccatatttcatgttcatttgaaaagggcaaataaattctgagtttgtgtctAGCACAGGCTaaaagttccatacgttgaaatatgaaatttgggagagacgatgtggttatttgaacctataaggcacaaggttccaaaccgtcattttgaaaagacgtaaaaaaccacaggtgcaagtttaagaatgtgcgcaattattataacaggaacatacaacagatagattttttcctgcaatgaaggtgcaggccctgtaaaatctataaaaatacattatgttctggaagcctttgaaggaagaggacgacgcctcttaagcttagccatgagcctctcatggtctcccaaaattctttcattggagacctgcagcatgtctagccttctcagtgtatcaacagagtatgaactcaccagtttcaacaaggcattattctctcctttaagtttctcaacctcctgttgagactcatgaagcattctttggagagacgaattttcagtagctaacctctcaacctcgtttgctctggcacgcaaacgatcagccatgttagaaacagaaacagcactctgaatgctaaaagccattgagtcatcaatagcctcttcctctgatctccctgtcaacaacatttcatccattggagtaatgcaattcctagctactatgacagcagtagcatcattcatcatcacagaatcattaactgtgagatgacgattttgggatataaaggatggacgccaaacttgggcgtcactggttgttgtgggagtatcatttaaattgagataatttgggcaggaagaagaggaagccatttttaagaaggtttcgaagaaagtcttaagaaaactaaagtttcagaaaatgaaggaagttgagttgaaacgcagttgctccaatcaagttttgcaaaggcaatatctataggaggaaatatgactacagtttccaggatcccaatattatctcagatccccatattatcttttttctttcccagattccaaaacttcacgtggcctccattaatgtttgtcggcactttcggcgttttcaaagtattattttcgtcaaaagccgatcttgctttacgaaTTTCatggagctactttttcaaaagtatcccgagaatctcgcaattttcctatggttaatttgaaattcaccggttctacctattcctcttatttgtgtataaatgtgttactaacgaaattttctttacagaagacatccagttttctccatacctagtgatgcgatatctacttatttttcttatcagtgagcactcaatatgcccgagaagcaagactatctctgatcatccattcaggaagcgagactatccttgatcacgtttccgccacatcagggaactgtgaaggcgaccttatgctctaatctccggaagttcttctagactaggagaaatgagagctggttgtttgctcccaccagcttccttccttgattgctgagcttgttgtctgctcccaccagcttccttccttgattgcttaccttctcttgcaatcaatatcacattatttttgcattttttttctctttttgtaactctccgaggattatttgtttttgacagagaaaagagttgtgattttgctcttgcaggatataactagatcatcaagcgctacatttactgggccgatacaagcttgaatgatacttgagaaaagtttctcccacctaaggacgtaagcaatacttgtgttattttatgcttatatacttatttgatattttatccgttccaaaagaatggcttgtatgtatccacgaattattaatgcaaattttacagattgcaagttggatacattgataatacactgcacagattaaagtcccataagaacagaatatgggtatagcagtgatcaatatgatgcacacctgttgcgtagcaaatgatgtggattgaagtccagaaaggacaatcctttgacatgtcaatattgatattatgcacgcctaatgcgtagcaaattatatgggttaaagtcccataatatgggttaaggtcctagaaattaattgacatgtatgtattaatctgtgacatgccttcagcatgacagatatatgggttctaaatgttccaactccctaaatggagattatccacgccctactgctaaataacgctccaatggaggttataatccacattctcacataataaaagcctcatgaagtggcttgggtacccaaaggcaaataaatgcttataattgatgcatgcgcatgcaaatgagaatggtgggatcatgaatttatgaatgacaatttttgatcatgaattgatgaatgacaatttttggttttagagtagctactcaaatcatcaatgggctgtgttgattggaaccacgttcaattattaaatgtcgacaatattattggccaaaatggaatgaggtaattccattatagatgagaatgaacgtgaaagaacaaacccacagtacgaaccccaaaagatgttaatactgaaatttatacttgggtgttcggaataaaagggaatatacctactttgtatgacacactgtttctggcagaaacaaggaatgttgggttttctccatatttacagattcaattgtgccccctcttattacacaattacggagaccaacatattatctttaagggttattaaatgcatggagcatatcgccagaagcgatttcctaaagatatataaatagctgggtaaaagctatataatgtgtcataaagtttaaaccctttttagataaaatccgttgagagaattgacattgcataaagcaagtccctaaaggacatgtgcttgaagcacaaaatttgtactcaatattaatatgcataaattacctcagtgagtacattgattataatgtgtttgcaacacattaaagcttctgaagagttcaagaaatatttgtctcgacttaaggatcgagcattatgccaacgagattcttgcttatactaagaaagtattgaagcatttttatgaggattatccgttggacactttaatgatttttcggaagtatattggaccggacatcatatttttcagatagggctcaactccatcaccatcattttgggatgatgtgaggtatatttgatgttatctccgcataacaccatgtacgggcatattctttcaagtgaacttacaaatagcccaagttttgttagaaacgcggactctgaaaatttctatgatttacatagagatagctcactggaaatatatttacttactcaactacgagaattattaatggctatatcctccattcactccgaaagattctcactccaaaagatagtcatgaagacatcagggggagatattaatcagggggagcatccagaagtatgctatacagattgctgtactctttttttcttccttccatcagttttctacctcactgggtttttctccaagcaagattttaatgaggcaaccaatctagggacatgtggtctccaagggggagtgttgtaaagaaggataagtaaagaagaataggtgaagcccacatagctaactaacacccaccaaacctaaccacacacccaccaaaccaaaccactacccaattgattgaagaatattaatgatgttgttgattgaagaatattaatgatcttgttgattgaagaatattaatgacgttgtctaccaattatattgtgaggtgaacaaccaatgtcttatgcctataaatagatacctctatcaagagaagtttacacatatagaagaggaagagaaggaagaatgagggtgagtgagttgagaggaaagagaacaagagagaaattctccaagagagaaaattgagtgagtcatacatattgtaaacacaaagttgtagccctattattttacatagtggaaaagttactgctgctgctctccggggatgtaggcatagtcgaacctcgttaaatactgtgtctcatctactttacgtgcagctcaatattcgcacatataccagttcattttataacatcACATGATAAATGACAATCACtaaatataaatgattatgtCTTGCAATTCCAAGTGGTAGGCATCTTAGATTCACAGGATATGCTTATGCTTCTTAAAGAATCAGCTTTTGGAAGCCCCATCGATCAACTTGTTGCTGAAGTCCCAAAGCTTTTTGGCCAACTTTTCATCTCCAGCATGTGAGCTGGGTTTCATTTCGTTGCAGTCCACAAAGTATTTTCCAGTCACACCTTTCATTTTTGGGTGCAGTGCTACATATGATGTTGTGGCTGCTCCCTGAAAACAATCAGAGAGATTgcattcaaaatatatttttaatttaatcccTCGGTCCATTAGaacaaataattataaataagagAGATCATTAGTTggagattaattaattaatcaccTGAGGTACATTCTTCCACATCCAAAAGGTGAACAACTTGAAAGTTTCTGCATAGCAGAGATggtgaaaattaattaattataagatGCTTAATTGTATAAATTGGAAATATGCATGGGGTATTGGAACATACTCATCAAAAGAGGAGAATGCCTCATGAGAGGTGTCATGATCAATCCTGGGTGGACTGAGTTGACTGTTATGTTCACACCTTCTTCCTGCACATAAAGCAATATACCATGTAAGAGCCTGTAtagaattttaaaactttatatTCACGGTTAACCTATCTCGCCACTTGTTAATCACTCTAATGGTGAATATCAATAAATCATGTCAGCGTAAACATGTTAATTGATAGTATGACAACATAACGTATTAAATTGGTAAATACTGAGAGTAGCGATACAAAGTCTTTGGTATAGGTCCTACTGTAGGGTGTATATGTCTACGGGAGCCTGTCAGGTTACCCACTTGAGGACAGTGATtgatttacaattttttttttttgttcatttgatttgtttttcccAGCAGCAATTATAACTCTGTACATACTTGGTGAAAGTTCGAtctgtttctattttttagcTCCCAGCCCTACTTCATGTGCCTCCACAAGCATGTAGGTCTCTTCACCAATGCTTATGGGACACTAGTTACCTACTTGGGGCCCTTGATGAACCATCAAACACTCACTTAACACAACTACCATGCACCTGTTTTTTCTGGCTTCAATTAAATCACAGTGATTAGAGCTGTTTTGGGGTTGGTCTGGGGTTCTATGAGCACATTTTTCGTATACCATGTGTCTCTGCACAACACTAGTTTCAAATAATTAATGTGAAATAATGGTTGGGGCTTTCTGCAGACAATAGAGGAAATAGGATCACCTGCAATCGACGAGAGAGCTCATTGGAATGCAGTAAGTTTGCTAATTTGGATTGCCCATATGCCTTCAGTTCTGAGTAACTGAGtacaaaaaaacatttaagttACAGGATTGTGAGCTATCTGCTTATAAATAATCAATATGGAAAAACATTGGATTACTCAAATTATTCCTTACCCAATTCGATCGTTGATCTTGTCGAATCGAATCCCCTCTTGGTAAGGGGTTGTATGAGCAAGTGATGACAGAATCACAATTCTGCCTTCTACACCAGTAGTTCTAGCGGTGTTCTTCATTTTGTCAAGCAGAAGGTTTGTTAAGAGAAAATGGCCTGTAAAATAAGGTTATCTGCTTAACTACAACGCAATGAGTGAAAAAGTTGGGAGCCcaattcttttttcaattccttttCCCC
Protein-coding regions in this window:
- the LOC18773496 gene encoding UNC93-like protein 3, coding for MESADFRGEETPLVVENSPIQSRRKHTRDVHILSSAFLLIFLAYGAAQNLETSLNTEDDLGTISLGILYLSFTFFSLVASPVVQAMGSKNALLLGTTGYWLFIAANLKPTWYTMVPASLYMGFAASIIWVGQGTYLTSTARSHARDNNLHEGTVIGHFNGEFWGMFACHQLIGNLVSLAMLRDGTGGSTSGTTYLFSVFLISMTLGTTLMCFLHKRDGKGEEDPQGSSLSFYASLLSLSKSIITPLFDVRMLLIIPLMAYSGLQQAFVWAVYTKYIVTPTLGVSGVGGAMAVYGAFDAICSLTAGRLTSGVKSITIIVSGGVLLQAIIFLWILLLYSPVSGALGIIYPLIMAALLGIGDGVLNTQLSALLGIFFKNDTEGAFAQLKVWQSASIAVVFFINSYISLQAMLIIMLAAIVVSYGAFVFLSLREKAFPSSSS
- the LOC18774227 gene encoding uncharacterized protein LOC18774227; the encoded protein is MLRSLFTSTLTTLSLRWPVLVYAATWTTLLTLTVAVASFSPEVAFVSSISSTSSFSRACDSEGSVRVPSDVPGDILCLPAHLFSKSSIDFIVPPVFAAVVVAGSAFLVRAVGLWETDEVP
- the LOC18773428 gene encoding short-chain dehydrogenase TIC 32, chloroplastic; the encoded protein is MHLCSSLSFTLQVSEMGIFALMTGRPGPSGFGSASTAEQVTEGVDASNLTAIVTGGASGIGFETARVLALRRAHVIIAARNIEAANEAKQAIIKENISARVDVLKLDLCSLKSVRAFVDSFNALDLPLNLLINNAGVMFCSHQLSEDGVEVQFATNHLGHFLLTNLLLDKMKNTARTTGVEGRIVILSSLAHTTPYQEGIRFDKINDRIGYSELKAYGQSKLANLLHSNELSRRLQEEGVNITVNSVHPGLIMTPLMRHSPLLMKTFKLFTFWMWKNVPQGAATTSYVALHPKMKGVTGKYFVDCNEMKPSSHAGDEKLAKKLWDFSNKLIDGASKS